From Streptomyces sp. NBC_01426, a single genomic window includes:
- a CDS encoding DUF4097 family beta strand repeat-containing protein produces MLKFDTPAPISAVLDIPAGRIRFIAADRADTAVEILPANASKGRDVKAAEQITVDYRDGVLRIEAASAKSRILGTSSGSVEVTVQLPAGSHVEAKTAAGEFRGVGRLGDVTFEGAQGAVKLDETASARLTLLAGDISVGRLAGPAHLTTQKGDLHVTEAVSGTVALRTEAGDISVGAARGVSASLDAGTGHGRIHNALRNTEGATAGLTLHATTTYGDITAHSL; encoded by the coding sequence ATGCTGAAGTTCGACACCCCCGCCCCGATCTCCGCCGTTCTCGACATCCCCGCCGGCCGCATCCGGTTCATCGCCGCCGACCGCGCCGACACCGCCGTCGAGATCCTCCCCGCGAACGCCTCGAAGGGCCGCGACGTGAAGGCGGCCGAGCAGATCACCGTCGACTACCGCGACGGAGTCCTGCGGATCGAGGCCGCATCGGCGAAGAGCCGGATCCTGGGAACCTCCTCCGGATCCGTCGAGGTGACCGTTCAACTGCCCGCCGGTTCCCACGTCGAGGCGAAGACCGCCGCAGGCGAGTTCCGGGGCGTCGGCCGGCTCGGTGACGTGACCTTCGAGGGCGCGCAGGGCGCGGTCAAGCTCGACGAGACCGCGAGCGCCCGCCTCACCCTCCTCGCCGGTGACATCTCCGTCGGCCGCCTGGCCGGGCCCGCCCACCTCACCACGCAGAAGGGCGACCTCCACGTCACCGAGGCCGTGAGCGGCACGGTCGCGCTGCGCACCGAGGCCGGTGACATCTCGGTCGGGGCGGCCCGTGGGGTGTCCGCCTCCCTGGACGCCGGCACCGGCCACGGCCGCATCCACAACGCACTCCGGAACACCGAAGGCGCCACCGCCGGGCTGACCCTCCACGCGACCACCACCTACGGCGACATCACCGCCCACAGCCTCTGA
- a CDS encoding S9 family peptidase, whose protein sequence is MTTTQDYQAAEQLFRRPVRPGELVIGDKVRPQWIDGGARFLYTVSTGAGRRFVLVDPAAGTREPAFDHARLADALAAASEQQVDPEALPFTAIELAYTAVEFVAFGEYWRCRLDGYVCERAEFTPPGNPLEVPSPDKKIAVSRRGHDLWARSLSDGREWALTTDGAPDHQYGPGPQSTANGTLLRKIGLPYLPPAVAWSPDSTKVLAHRTDERAVRQTHLVEARPADGGAPRLHTQRYAYAGDEHLPLAELVVLDVVERTVVRAQAEPLLMPQLSPITAKWAWWAPDGSAVYYLDRPRDLRTLTLYRMDPTTGEVTAVLGETGSTRVEPNQWMYEPPLVRILADEVLWYSQRDGWGHLYRYDLRTGELLGQVTSGEWAVRQILRVDEAEGAVYFTASGLVDEDPYRRTVCRVALDGSGFAKVTDDALDHVVTLPDHQEYFIDSASTVDTPPVTRVRDWTGRVLVELERADTGKLTAIGWTAPERFRVKAADGVTDIHGVLYRPRGFDPARRYPVVDNVYPGPQLDRVAPSFDPGATGLDAEPLAALGFVVVALDGRGAPGRSKSFHDASYGRLADAGCLADHVAALRQLARTRPWMDLDRVGVMGHSGGGFAAARAMLDFPEVFKAGVALSGSHDAPHFNPGFVEAYDGADNPEAWARTSNVDIADRLAGKLLLVHGELDDQVHPDHTLRLADRLIAADKDFELLIVPGAEHTFIDCLTYVRKRSWDFLVRELTGTQPPAYRPAPIPLGPELLGELFA, encoded by the coding sequence ATGACCACCACTCAGGACTACCAAGCCGCAGAACAACTCTTCCGCCGCCCCGTTCGCCCCGGCGAGCTCGTCATCGGCGACAAGGTCAGACCCCAGTGGATCGACGGCGGCGCCCGCTTCTTGTACACCGTGAGTACGGGCGCCGGCCGCCGGTTCGTCCTGGTCGACCCGGCGGCCGGCACCCGCGAGCCGGCCTTCGACCACGCGCGGCTCGCCGACGCCCTGGCCGCGGCCTCCGAACAGCAGGTCGACCCCGAGGCCCTGCCGTTCACGGCCATCGAACTGGCCTACACCGCAGTGGAGTTCGTCGCGTTCGGCGAGTACTGGCGCTGCCGCCTGGACGGCTACGTCTGCGAGCGCGCCGAGTTCACACCGCCCGGCAACCCCCTGGAAGTGCCGTCCCCCGACAAGAAGATCGCGGTGTCCCGGCGAGGGCACGACCTGTGGGCGCGCTCGCTGTCCGACGGCCGCGAGTGGGCGCTGACCACCGACGGCGCCCCCGACCACCAGTACGGCCCCGGCCCGCAGAGCACGGCCAACGGCACCCTGCTGCGCAAGATAGGCCTCCCCTACCTGCCGCCCGCCGTTGCCTGGTCGCCCGACTCGACGAAGGTGCTGGCGCACCGGACCGACGAGCGCGCAGTCCGCCAGACCCACCTCGTGGAAGCCAGGCCCGCCGACGGCGGCGCCCCCCGCCTGCACACGCAGCGGTACGCCTACGCCGGGGACGAGCACCTGCCGCTGGCCGAACTGGTCGTGCTGGACGTCGTCGAGCGAACGGTGGTCCGCGCACAGGCCGAACCGCTGCTCATGCCGCAGCTGTCGCCGATCACGGCCAAGTGGGCGTGGTGGGCCCCGGACGGCTCGGCGGTGTACTACCTCGACCGGCCGCGCGACCTGCGCACGCTCACCCTGTACCGGATGGACCCGACCACCGGCGAGGTCACCGCGGTGCTCGGCGAGACCGGTTCCACCCGGGTGGAACCCAACCAGTGGATGTACGAGCCGCCGCTCGTACGCATACTCGCCGACGAGGTGCTGTGGTACTCGCAGCGGGACGGCTGGGGTCACCTGTACCGCTACGACCTGCGCACCGGCGAACTGCTCGGGCAGGTCACGTCCGGTGAGTGGGCGGTGCGGCAGATCCTGCGCGTCGACGAGGCCGAGGGGGCGGTGTACTTCACCGCCTCCGGGCTGGTCGACGAGGATCCGTACCGGCGCACGGTGTGCCGCGTCGCCCTGGACGGCTCCGGTTTCGCCAAGGTCACGGACGACGCGCTGGACCACGTCGTCACCCTGCCGGACCACCAGGAGTACTTCATCGACTCCGCGTCCACCGTCGACACCCCGCCCGTGACCCGCGTCCGGGACTGGACCGGGCGCGTGCTGGTCGAGCTGGAGCGCGCCGACACAGGCAAGCTCACCGCCATCGGCTGGACGGCCCCGGAACGGTTCCGCGTCAAGGCGGCCGACGGGGTGACGGACATCCACGGAGTGCTCTACCGACCCCGCGGGTTCGACCCCGCCCGGCGCTACCCGGTGGTGGACAACGTCTACCCCGGCCCGCAGCTCGACCGGGTCGCCCCGTCCTTCGACCCCGGAGCTACGGGCCTCGACGCCGAACCCCTCGCGGCGCTGGGCTTCGTGGTGGTGGCACTGGACGGGCGGGGCGCCCCGGGGCGGAGCAAGTCCTTCCACGACGCCTCGTACGGCCGGTTGGCCGACGCCGGCTGCCTCGCCGACCACGTCGCGGCGCTGCGGCAGCTGGCCCGTACCCGCCCGTGGATGGACCTGGACCGGGTCGGCGTCATGGGCCACTCAGGAGGCGGGTTCGCCGCGGCGCGGGCCATGCTGGACTTCCCCGAGGTGTTCAAGGCCGGGGTCGCACTCTCCGGTTCCCACGACGCCCCCCACTTCAACCCGGGTTTCGTGGAGGCCTACGACGGCGCGGACAACCCCGAGGCCTGGGCGCGTACCTCCAACGTGGACATCGCGGACCGACTGGCAGGCAAACTCCTGCTCGTCCACGGCGAATTGGACGACCAGGTCCACCCGGACCACACACTGCGCCTGGCCGACCGGCTCATCGCCGCCGACAAGGACTTCGAGCTGCTCATCGTGCCGGGGGCCGAGCACACGTTCATCGACTGCCTGACCTACGTCCGCAAGCGCTCCTGGGACTTCCTCGTGCGCGAGCTGACGGGTACGCAGCCGCCCGCCTACCGCCCGGCCCCGATCCCTCTCGGCCCCGAGCTGCTCGGCGAACTGTTCGCCTGA
- a CDS encoding dihydrofolate reductase family protein translates to MAQLLRVQNFNVSIDGIGAGEDQTLERPFGHVEPGRLFAWAGATASWPMRTDPGGSRGLDDYLTRDYPRNIGAEIMGRNKFGPQRGPWQDHDWQGWWGDEPPFRTPVFVMTHHKRPSFSLSDTTFHFVDDDPATVLQLAREAAQGKDVRLGGGATTIREFLDADLVDTLHVAVSPMKLGTGVRLWESPDELLDRFHLDVVPSPSGVTHHLFWRK, encoded by the coding sequence GTGGCTCAGCTGCTGAGAGTCCAGAACTTCAACGTCTCGATCGACGGAATCGGCGCCGGCGAGGACCAGACCCTCGAACGGCCCTTCGGCCATGTCGAGCCCGGGAGGCTGTTCGCCTGGGCCGGCGCCACGGCGAGCTGGCCCATGCGCACCGACCCCGGAGGGAGCCGGGGCTTGGACGACTACCTCACCCGGGACTACCCCCGAAACATCGGCGCCGAGATCATGGGCCGCAACAAGTTCGGGCCCCAGCGGGGGCCCTGGCAGGACCACGATTGGCAGGGCTGGTGGGGCGACGAGCCCCCCTTCCGTACCCCGGTGTTCGTGATGACCCACCACAAGCGTCCTTCGTTCAGCCTCTCCGACACCACGTTCCACTTCGTCGACGACGACCCGGCCACGGTCCTCCAACTGGCGCGGGAAGCGGCGCAGGGCAAGGACGTTCGCCTCGGCGGGGGAGCGACCACCATCCGGGAGTTCCTCGACGCCGACCTCGTCGACACCCTGCACGTGGCGGTCTCACCGATGAAGCTCGGGACCGGAGTGCGGCTGTGGGAGTCGCCCGATGAGCTGCTCGACCGGTTCCACCTGGACGTCGTTCCCAGCCCGAGCGGAGTGACGCACCACCTGTTCTGGAGGAAGTGA
- a CDS encoding FG-GAP-like repeat-containing protein yields the protein MRRSTSLALVLTAGVTAALGLGVTPAAAAPQPAAPLVRIMPLGDSITAGAGSSDEAGYRSRLWDLMTGQSRYTADYVGSGSFGTTVDPDNEGHSGWTIGGIRDNIDRWQAAAAPDVILLHLGINDLNSHNADPEGASAELVSLIDRVHANKPGVTVIVQGLLPDTRGQYERTNAFNAAVRAAVSARSATGRHLTYVEPPRLNPATELPDGLHPNDAGYRKMAAAYHQGLEQAVTDGWTRSAPAPRAGTESGGTGRVRWADFDGDGRTDELTVVDSGEVRARLNRGGAGAGTWQDIGRVATGVTTDRTRVRFADHDGDGRADYLYIAPDGSVTAYLNRGGDVTGPNGWEGIGRIARGTTPAHQQVRFADFDGDGRADYWRISDSGAVNVHLNRGGDTPGAGGWVDLGQIATGTTTDRARVRLADLDGDGRADYSTVNPNGSLTTYLNRGGDRHGGWRGVGQTASGVTTAHERVQLADLTADTHADYLVQEPDGRTTVYAFNGGDPSPTGWTHLGRIPDGS from the coding sequence ATGCGACGCAGCACCTCCCTGGCCCTGGTCCTGACCGCAGGTGTCACCGCCGCACTCGGCCTGGGCGTCACACCGGCCGCCGCGGCCCCGCAGCCGGCCGCGCCGCTCGTGAGGATCATGCCGCTGGGCGACTCCATCACCGCCGGCGCGGGCAGCTCCGACGAGGCCGGATACCGTTCCCGGCTCTGGGATCTGATGACCGGCCAGTCCCGCTACACCGCCGACTACGTCGGCTCCGGCTCGTTCGGCACCACCGTCGACCCGGACAACGAAGGGCACAGCGGCTGGACCATTGGCGGGATCCGGGACAACATCGACCGGTGGCAGGCGGCCGCCGCACCCGACGTCATCCTGCTGCACCTGGGCATCAACGACCTCAACTCCCACAACGCCGACCCCGAGGGCGCCTCGGCCGAGCTGGTCTCGCTCATCGACCGCGTCCACGCCAACAAGCCCGGCGTCACCGTCATCGTCCAGGGGCTGCTGCCCGACACGCGCGGCCAGTACGAGCGTACGAACGCCTTCAACGCCGCCGTGCGGGCCGCGGTCTCCGCCCGCTCCGCCACCGGTCGGCACCTGACCTACGTCGAGCCTCCGCGCCTGAACCCTGCGACGGAACTGCCCGACGGGCTGCACCCCAACGACGCCGGGTACCGCAAGATGGCCGCCGCCTATCACCAGGGCCTGGAGCAGGCCGTCACCGACGGCTGGACCCGATCCGCTCCGGCTCCGCGGGCCGGCACCGAGTCGGGCGGCACCGGACGCGTCCGGTGGGCCGACTTCGACGGCGACGGACGGACCGACGAGCTGACCGTCGTCGACTCCGGAGAGGTCCGCGCCCGCCTCAACCGCGGGGGAGCGGGAGCCGGGACCTGGCAGGACATCGGCCGTGTCGCCACCGGCGTCACCACGGACCGTACCCGCGTACGCTTCGCCGACCATGACGGCGACGGGCGCGCCGACTACCTGTACATCGCCCCGGACGGCTCCGTCACCGCGTACCTCAACCGCGGGGGCGACGTCACCGGACCCAACGGCTGGGAGGGCATCGGCCGGATCGCTCGGGGCACCACGCCCGCGCACCAGCAGGTGCGTTTCGCCGACTTCGACGGTGACGGACGCGCCGACTACTGGAGGATCTCGGACTCCGGAGCCGTCAACGTCCACCTCAACCGCGGGGGCGACACCCCGGGGGCGGGCGGCTGGGTCGACCTGGGTCAGATCGCCACCGGCACCACCACCGACCGCGCGCGCGTCCGGTTGGCCGACCTCGACGGCGACGGACGGGCCGACTACTCCACCGTCAATCCGAACGGCAGCCTGACGACCTACCTCAACCGCGGCGGCGACCGCCATGGTGGCTGGCGCGGTGTCGGCCAGACCGCGTCCGGCGTCACCACCGCCCACGAACGCGTCCAACTCGCCGATCTCACCGCCGACACCCACGCCGACTACCTCGTCCAGGAGCCCGACGGCCGGACTACCGTCTACGCCTTCAACGGCGGCGACCCCTCCCCCACGGGCTGGACCCATCTGGGCAGGATCCCCGACGGTTCGTGA
- a CDS encoding FG-GAP-like repeat-containing protein, whose product MTTILPRPARVTSLLVTATAVAAGLVSAGPAQAVTGPEATAGGHTALVKLNIGDEADSRACTGTLVDARWVLTAASCFAATPGAAVPAGAPALKTTATLSDGRNRGIVEVSASASDRDLVLARLAAPVTGIAPVKRAGAAPAAGGDVTAAGFGRTATEWVPGKPHTGGFTVNSADATTLAITGKGTDALCKGDTGGPLLNAAGELVAVNSRSWQGGCLGTNPTETRTGAVSARVDDLAAWIAQTIAPRRSAAVNEAGGSGRIRWADWDGDGKPDYINVADSGSVEVYLNRGGDGRGGWQGLGKVAEGVTADRNRVRFADWDGDGKADYVVINTDGSVEAHLNRGGDGRGGWSGTGKIARGVTNDASKVRFADWDGDGRTDYLVFNDGGAVTAYLNRGGDVVPDNGWQVLGQITTGATSDRNRVRFADNDGDGKADYFAVKPDGKVDLYLNRGGDVVPNTGWQVVGQIAAGLTTDHTRVQFVDFNADTHADYVLAGAGNSASVFAWNGGDKGNGWTDLGKVASGS is encoded by the coding sequence ATGACCACGATTCTTCCCCGCCCGGCGCGGGTGACCAGCCTGCTCGTCACGGCGACCGCGGTGGCAGCAGGCCTGGTCTCGGCCGGCCCCGCCCAAGCGGTCACCGGCCCCGAGGCGACGGCCGGCGGGCACACCGCCCTCGTCAAACTGAACATCGGCGACGAGGCCGACAGCCGCGCCTGCACCGGCACCCTCGTCGACGCCCGATGGGTCCTGACCGCCGCGAGCTGCTTCGCTGCCACCCCCGGTGCGGCGGTGCCCGCCGGGGCGCCCGCCCTGAAGACCACCGCGACGTTGAGCGACGGTCGGAACAGGGGGATCGTCGAGGTTTCCGCGAGCGCCTCCGACCGGGACCTCGTGCTGGCCCGCCTTGCGGCCCCCGTCACCGGCATCGCCCCGGTCAAGCGCGCGGGCGCCGCTCCGGCGGCGGGCGGCGACGTGACGGCCGCAGGCTTCGGCCGGACGGCAACCGAGTGGGTACCGGGCAAGCCCCACACCGGCGGCTTCACGGTGAACTCCGCGGACGCCACCACACTGGCCATCACCGGCAAGGGCACCGACGCCCTCTGCAAGGGCGACACCGGCGGCCCGCTCCTCAACGCCGCCGGCGAACTCGTCGCCGTCAACAGCCGCTCATGGCAGGGCGGTTGCCTCGGCACCAACCCCACCGAGACCCGTACCGGAGCCGTCTCCGCCCGCGTCGACGACCTCGCGGCGTGGATCGCCCAGACCATCGCGCCGCGCCGGTCGGCGGCGGTCAACGAGGCGGGTGGCAGTGGCCGGATCCGGTGGGCGGACTGGGACGGTGACGGCAAGCCGGACTACATCAACGTCGCCGACAGCGGCAGCGTCGAGGTCTACCTCAACCGGGGTGGCGACGGCCGCGGCGGCTGGCAGGGCCTGGGCAAGGTGGCCGAAGGCGTGACCGCCGACCGCAACCGGGTCCGCTTCGCGGACTGGGACGGCGACGGCAAGGCCGACTACGTCGTCATCAACACCGATGGATCCGTGGAGGCCCACCTCAACCGGGGCGGCGACGGACGCGGCGGCTGGAGCGGCACCGGCAAGATCGCCCGGGGTGTCACCAACGACGCGAGCAAGGTCCGCTTCGCGGACTGGGACGGCGACGGCCGCACCGACTACCTCGTCTTCAACGACGGCGGCGCCGTCACCGCCTACCTCAACCGGGGCGGCGACGTGGTCCCGGACAACGGCTGGCAGGTCCTCGGCCAGATCACCACGGGCGCGACCAGTGACCGCAACCGGGTCCGCTTCGCCGACAACGACGGTGACGGCAAGGCCGACTACTTCGCCGTCAAGCCCGACGGCAAGGTCGACCTCTACCTCAACCGGGGCGGCGACGTCGTACCGAACACCGGCTGGCAGGTCGTCGGTCAGATCGCGGCCGGTCTGACCACCGATCACACCCGGGTCCAGTTCGTCGACTTCAACGCCGACACCCATGCCGACTACGTACTGGCCGGCGCCGGCAACAGCGCGTCCGTCTTCGCGTGGAACGGCGGCGACAAGGGCAACGGCTGGACCGACCTCGGCAAGGTCGCCAGCGGCTCCTGA
- a CDS encoding trypsin-like serine protease: protein MSVLRPRPARMTGLLVTTTALTAGLVNAGTAQAVTGPESPAGRHSSVVKLNIGDEANSRACTGTLVDASWVLTAASCFATTPGQTVPAGKPALKTIATLSDDKAVEVAEIAPRTDRDVVLARLATPATGLTGVKRATTAPTAGADTTAAGFGRTKTEWVPAKPHTGAFTVTAADATTLAITGKGTDSLCKGDTGGPLLNAAGELVAVNSRSWQGGCLGTNPTETRTGAVSARVDDLREWIDGYRSRALGWKTQALVQSGSSLYQGVRMPDGSWTDFTDVQAKAGSLNGIRSSAAVGMNGDTHVLAVSNSGGLFHTVRKQDGTWGTFGDVFSQAATLGNLTQVSATNTGWDLHVIAVADGKAFHTVRTADGQWSKFKDISSGSVGNVTAAATASVRGELQVALVSGGKAYHSIRQTNGNWLGWGNVAQAAGNTGPISAISAAGSGDEAHFVIATDNGARQHHTIRNFNGTWAPFGELKDVLGTVTAKSVSAAAVNGEVQVAVTTADGKVLHTTRHADRTWDSPAPVALQGLPAAPGHLAMTPTWNG, encoded by the coding sequence ATGTCTGTTCTCCGTCCGCGCCCGGCGCGGATGACCGGTCTCCTCGTGACCACGACGGCGCTCACCGCCGGCCTGGTCAACGCCGGTACCGCCCAAGCAGTGACCGGTCCGGAATCCCCGGCGGGCCGGCACTCCTCCGTCGTCAAGCTGAACATCGGCGACGAGGCCAACAGCCGCGCCTGCACCGGCACCCTCGTCGACGCCTCCTGGGTCCTGACCGCGGCGAGCTGCTTCGCCACCACGCCTGGTCAGACGGTCCCCGCCGGCAAGCCCGCCCTGAAGACCATCGCGACCCTCAGCGACGACAAGGCCGTCGAGGTCGCCGAGATCGCTCCGCGCACGGATCGCGATGTGGTCCTCGCCCGCCTGGCCACCCCGGCCACCGGCCTCACCGGTGTCAAGCGCGCCACCACCGCGCCCACCGCCGGTGCGGACACGACCGCGGCAGGGTTCGGGCGGACGAAGACCGAGTGGGTGCCCGCCAAGCCCCACACCGGCGCCTTCACCGTCACCGCCGCGGACGCCACCACCCTGGCCATCACCGGCAAGGGCACCGACTCCCTCTGCAAGGGCGACACCGGCGGCCCGCTCCTCAACGCCGCAGGCGAACTCGTCGCCGTCAACAGCCGCTCCTGGCAGGGAGGTTGCCTCGGCACCAACCCCACCGAGACGCGCACCGGAGCCGTCTCCGCCCGCGTCGACGACCTGCGTGAGTGGATCGACGGGTACCGTTCCCGCGCCCTGGGTTGGAAGACCCAGGCCCTGGTGCAGTCGGGCAGCAGCCTCTACCAGGGTGTCCGTATGCCCGACGGTTCCTGGACCGACTTCACCGACGTCCAGGCCAAGGCCGGCAGCCTCAACGGCATCAGGTCCTCCGCGGCCGTCGGCATGAACGGTGACACCCACGTCCTCGCCGTCAGCAACAGCGGCGGGCTCTTCCACACCGTCCGCAAGCAGGACGGCACCTGGGGCACCTTCGGCGACGTGTTCTCCCAGGCCGCCACGCTCGGCAACCTCACCCAGGTGTCCGCCACGAACACCGGCTGGGACCTCCATGTCATCGCCGTCGCCGACGGCAAGGCCTTCCACACCGTCCGCACCGCGGACGGCCAGTGGTCGAAGTTCAAGGACATCTCCAGTGGCTCCGTCGGCAACGTGACGGCCGCGGCCACCGCGAGCGTCCGCGGTGAGCTCCAGGTTGCCCTCGTCTCCGGCGGCAAGGCCTACCACTCGATCCGCCAGACCAACGGCAACTGGCTGGGCTGGGGCAACGTCGCCCAGGCCGCCGGCAACACCGGCCCCATCAGCGCGATCAGCGCCGCCGGCAGCGGCGACGAGGCCCACTTCGTCATCGCCACCGACAACGGGGCCCGCCAACACCACACCATCCGCAACTTCAACGGCACCTGGGCCCCCTTCGGTGAGCTGAAGGACGTCCTGGGCACCGTGACCGCGAAGTCGGTCTCCGCGGCCGCCGTCAACGGCGAGGTCCAGGTTGCCGTGACCACCGCCGACGGCAAGGTCCTCCACACCACCCGCCACGCGGACCGCACCTGGGACTCCCCCGCGCCGGTGGCTCTCCAGGGCCTGCCCGCAGCACCCGGCCACCTCGCGATGACCCCCACCTGGAACGGCTGA
- a CDS encoding trypsin-like serine protease, with protein sequence MTAGIAASLLSAGTAEAVVGTPATAGKYAFAARLSIGSEATARACTAALVDDQWLATAASCFAGTPGQTVPAGQPQQPATATLSNGQTLKVIDLVPRDDRDLVLARLERSVTDITPANFATAAPVQGAQLVGAGYGRTKTEWLPDRLHQANFSVTGTSTGAFDVVGKTAADALCKGDTGAPLLNAAGEIVGVSSRSWQGGCLGTGPTETRTNAVAARVDGLAGWLDSARQRPVLVKSGQTLRSGETLASENAQLIMQDDGNLVLYHRTGGQNKGGALWASGTGGNPGAFAKMQADGNFVVYKKGSTGDEAAGALWASGTAGNASARLELQGDANLVVYTKDGGHGIGGHLWHSDTYPRGDKLASGAKLMPGHWLTNGKNVLMMDIQGNVLVRDVATSREVWGKYTWDWGSYLSMQADGNLVLYKKGTNTGALWATGTHGGDGSYATLDNNGSLNVRWKEGGPRWGSSSLVGAQSNRCLDFDGANATIYGCWGGSNQQWDYTPAKEMRLDGNLCLTAETGAPQTSRLKALTCDGRAEQKWNYDGTTIASALKPDQCVNVFSEATADGFAVGLWACGNGANAKWNRV encoded by the coding sequence ATGACGGCAGGCATCGCCGCTTCGCTGCTGTCCGCCGGCACCGCCGAAGCCGTGGTGGGGACCCCCGCCACCGCAGGGAAGTACGCGTTCGCCGCCCGGCTGAGCATCGGTTCCGAGGCCACAGCCCGGGCGTGCACCGCCGCTCTGGTCGATGACCAGTGGCTGGCCACCGCCGCCAGTTGCTTCGCCGGCACCCCGGGACAGACCGTCCCGGCCGGGCAGCCGCAGCAGCCCGCCACCGCCACCTTGAGCAACGGTCAGACCCTCAAGGTCATCGATCTCGTTCCCCGCGACGACCGGGACCTGGTCCTGGCCCGGCTGGAGCGCTCGGTCACCGACATCACCCCGGCCAACTTCGCCACGGCCGCCCCGGTCCAGGGCGCCCAGCTCGTCGGCGCCGGCTACGGACGCACCAAGACCGAGTGGCTGCCCGACCGGCTCCACCAGGCCAACTTCAGCGTGACCGGCACGAGCACCGGTGCGTTCGACGTCGTCGGCAAGACCGCCGCGGACGCGCTGTGCAAGGGAGACACCGGCGCTCCGCTGCTCAACGCCGCGGGAGAGATCGTCGGCGTGAGCAGCAGGTCCTGGCAGGGCGGCTGCCTCGGCACCGGCCCGACGGAGACCCGTACCAACGCGGTCGCGGCCCGTGTCGACGGCCTGGCCGGCTGGCTCGACTCGGCGCGGCAGCGCCCCGTCCTCGTCAAGAGCGGCCAGACCCTGCGGTCGGGCGAGACCCTCGCCTCCGAGAACGCCCAGTTGATCATGCAGGACGACGGCAACCTGGTCCTGTACCACCGCACCGGCGGACAGAACAAGGGTGGCGCCCTGTGGGCGTCGGGCACCGGCGGCAACCCGGGCGCGTTCGCCAAGATGCAGGCAGACGGCAACTTCGTCGTGTACAAGAAGGGCTCCACCGGCGACGAAGCCGCGGGCGCCCTGTGGGCGTCCGGCACCGCCGGCAACGCGAGCGCCCGCCTGGAACTCCAGGGTGACGCCAACCTCGTCGTCTACACCAAGGACGGCGGCCACGGCATCGGCGGCCACCTGTGGCACTCCGACACCTACCCCCGCGGTGACAAGCTTGCCTCCGGCGCGAAGCTCATGCCCGGTCACTGGCTGACCAACGGCAAGAACGTCCTGATGATGGACATCCAGGGCAACGTCCTCGTCCGCGACGTGGCCACCAGCCGCGAGGTGTGGGGCAAGTACACCTGGGACTGGGGTTCGTACCTGTCCATGCAGGCCGACGGCAACCTCGTCCTGTACAAGAAGGGCACCAACACCGGAGCCCTGTGGGCCACCGGTACCCACGGCGGCGACGGTTCCTACGCCACCCTGGACAACAACGGCAGTCTGAACGTGCGTTGGAAGGAAGGCGGCCCGCGTTGGGGCAGCAGCAGCCTGGTCGGCGCCCAGTCGAACCGCTGCCTGGACTTCGACGGGGCCAACGCCACCATCTACGGCTGCTGGGGCGGATCCAACCAGCAGTGGGACTACACCCCCGCCAAGGAAATGCGCCTCGACGGCAACCTGTGCCTGACCGCCGAGACCGGCGCCCCGCAGACGTCGCGGCTCAAGGCCCTCACCTGCGACGGCCGCGCCGAGCAGAAGTGGAACTACGACGGAACCACCATCGCCAGCGCCCTGAAGCCCGACCAGTGTGTGAACGTCTTCAGCGAGGCGACCGCCGACGGTTTCGCCGTCGGCCTGTGGGCCTGCGGCAACGGCGCCAACGCCAAGTGGAACCGCGTCTGA